A stretch of the Dioscorea cayenensis subsp. rotundata cultivar TDr96_F1 chromosome 4, TDr96_F1_v2_PseudoChromosome.rev07_lg8_w22 25.fasta, whole genome shotgun sequence genome encodes the following:
- the LOC120257874 gene encoding protein trichome birefringence-like 26 encodes MADNIEVVASDPLLLQERRKSISLMFLRFIGVVLLAVAACYLFISNFNSQSPETEKNSLTLDKQELVNIRPFLKELEVQEEQYFKKEVCDLSIGKWIPKAEGPPYTYKTCHHVASYTNCLKNGRPDTGFLHWKWQPSGCDLPPFDPLKFLNSMRNKSWAFIGDAIFSNHVDSLLCLISPVATPDEIYYDGDKTRTWYYPEYNLTIYEIWSPFLLASRTEHDLPYQIHLDMLDGKWTEMYNKYDYIVFSGSQWLYKRIIMYENNEVVGCHFCPDLDFNKIDDYVAYRRALQLTFKFITTSEHKPFVIFRTWAPNHWEDGGSPSERICNRTKPFKEGEFNGKSSDLRMRRVEVEEFAKAASIGARNEVRIKLLDIYHLSLLRPDGHPGPYGGHQSVENDCIHWCLPGPIDTWNELLMKVINGDAHEFVPDFL; translated from the exons ATGGCAGACAATATAGAGGTTGTGGCCTCTGATCCATTACTACTGCAGGAGAGGAGGAAGAGCATTAGCCTGATGTTCTTAAGGTTCATTGGTGTTGTTCTCTTGGCTGTAGCAGCTTGTTATCTCTTCATCAGCAACTTCAATTCACAGTCACCGGAGACCGAAAAAA ACTCTTTAACACTAGACAAACAAGAACTAGTGAATATCAGGCCTTTTCTGAAGGAATTGGAAGTTCAAGAAGAGCAATATTTCAAGAAAG AAGTATGTGATCTTTCTATTGGGAAGTGGATTCCAAAAGCTGAAGGACCACCGTACACATATAAAACCTGTCATCACGTTGCAAGTTATACAAATTGTTTGAAAAATGGAAGGCCTGACACAGGTTTTCTTCACTGGAAATGGCAACCAAGTGGCTGTGACTTACCTCCTTTTGATCCACTCAAATTTCTGAACTCAATGCGCAATAAATCATGGGCATTTATCGGCGACGCAATCTTCTCCAACCACGTGGATTCTTTGCTCTGCCTAATCTCTCCG GTAGCAACACCTGATGAAATATATTATGATGGAGACAAGACCAGGACGTGGTACTACCCCGAGTACAACCTCACAATCTATGAGATCTGGTCTCCATTTCTACTCGCTTCCCGGACTGAACATGATCTGCCCTATCAAATTCATCTTGACATGCTGGATGGCAAGTGGACAGAGATGTATAACAAGTACGATTACATTGTTTTTTCTGGCAGCCAGTGGTTATACAAAAGAATAATCATGTATGAGAACAATGAAGTTGTCGGCTGCCATTTCTGTCCCGACTTGGACTTCAACAAGATAGATGATTATGTGGCATACAGGAGGGCACTTCAGTTGACTTTCAAGTTTATTACTACATCTGAGCACAAACCCTTTGTTATCTTTAGGACGTGGGCACCAAACCACTGGGAGGATGGAGGGTCTCCTAGTGAAAGAATTTGCAACAGGACTAAGCCATTTAAAGAAGGGGAATTCAATGGTAAGAGTTCAGACCTTAGAATGAGGAGAGTTGAGGTTGAGGAGTTTGCGAAGGCTGCTTCCATTGGAGCAAGGAATGAGGTGAGAATCAAGCTGCTTGATATTTACCATCTTTCACTGTTGAGACCCGATGGCCATCCAGGCCCTTATGGCGGTCACCAATCAGTTGAGAATGACTGTATCCACTGGTGCTTGCCTGGTCCTATTGACACTTGGAATGAACTGCTCATGAAGGTGATCAATGGGGATGCTCATGAGTTTGTGCCTGATTTCCTTTAG